The genome window CCGGGCAGCGGCCCTGGGCAATTTCATGAACCCATGGGGCTCGCCTTGGATCCTGAGGGAAACCTGTACGTGGCCGATGCCCGCAATGTCCGAATTCAAAAGCTCTCCGCGAGTGGCGACTTTCTCCTGGCCTGGGGAGGGCCCGGTGCGGGTCAGGGGGAGTTTTCAAAGCCCGTGGATGTCGCGGTGGATGCCGACAGCCGCGTCTACGTCAGCGACTATGATGTGGACCGGATACAGGTCTTCACGTCCGATGGCCAATATCTCCGGCAGTGGGGACAGAGCGGCAAGGAGCCGGGGCGGTTCACGGTCGCCGCAGGTTTGGGGATCGATCGTGCACGGCAACGGATCTATCTCGCCGAGTTCTACAACAAGCGGGTGGAGGCATACAGCCTGGAGGGAGACCTGCTGTTTCAGATCGGAACACCCGGAAGGGTTTGGAGTGGAGCCATGAACTACCCCACGGACGTGGCGGTGGATGGGGATGGAGACGTCTATGTGGCGGACGCGTACAACCACCGCATCCAGAAATTCTCGCGCGACGGGACATTCCTGGGAAAATGGGGTGGGCCGTGGGGCTGGGGAGTGCCCTCATCCTGGGAAGGATGGTTTCGGGTGCCGTCCGGCATTGCGGTGGATTCATCCGGACGGATCTTCGTGTCCGACAGCGCAAACCAGCGAATCGTCGCCTTTTCACCACGCGGCCGAGTTTTGGCCACGTGGAATCTGGATATCTCAACCGACCTGTTCTCGCCCAGTCGGGTTGCCATTGGGCCGAACGACCGCGTCTTTGCAACCGACACGGCTCATGACCGGGTGCTCGTGTTGGAATTCGGCACGCACCGCCGATGAGGAGAGACTGCCGGCGCCCACTATGTCCGAAGCGACTCGAATGGCGGCCCAGATGTTCACTCAGGATGTGTCAAAGCTGTCCTGTTGCGCGGAGTAATGGAGTAATACGGAGAAAAAGGAGGTCTCAATGAAAAGCAAAATCATCTTAGCGGCAGTTCTGAGCACCGTGAGTCTGATGCTGACCAGCAGCATAGGAGCCGCGGCGGAACCGCAGACGATGCTGATCCATCTGAAGACCAGCCTCAAACACGACGACGCGCAGATCTGCGTGGCCTACAATGCCATCTGGGCCGCGCTGGAAGAAGGCTTGAAGGTCGACGTGCTCATCGATGCCGACGCGGTCAATACCTACAAGGTCGGCTGGTGGGGTAAGGACGATATCGAAGGCTATAAGCTGCCGGAGCGGATGCGGGAGGTGCTGGCCCGGCAGTTCAGCGTGCCCCTGGAACGCGTGCCCGGGGTGTACGGTGAGTACCTGGTGATGCTGCACGACAAAGGCGCGGAGTTCTACATCGATGAAGAGATGCTGATCACCGCGGGCATCGCCAAACGGCCGGGCGATCTCGATCGGGTCTCCAACAAGTTCTTCAAGCCCGTGACGCTGCCCGAGATGATCCGGCTGAGAACAAGCGCGGATGTGTACCTCGTCTACTGATCGAGACGGCGCCGGTTGTGGCCGCACGGGTCGAGGGGCGCCGGTCCCTTCATGGCCAACCTCGTGAACCATCGACACGTCGTCGATAGGATGAAACCTTGTGGGGGAGGCCCGTGTCCCACTCGGGAGGCCTCGGCGCGACCTCGGGGCACGCCTTGCCTGGCGGATACGCGTGTACGTTGCCGCACACCCCTCGGACTGCGATCGGCATGGCGCTGCAAGCCCTCACGCTCATGATTTGCTGGCGGCTTGGCTGGACATTCGGCGCGACGAGTAGGAGTGCAAGCTTCACGTGGTTCCACCTCTCTGCCCGCTCGGCATCTCACCAGCAGACTTCGGTCGGCTCACTCTTCGACGCCTCGACTCTCCTGACGATAGATAATGAACTCGGTCGGCGTCAGGTGGCCGAGCGAGCACCCCCTGGCCGCCCGCTATCGCCGGGTCATGCGCCACCGTGGGCACAAGAAGGCCCTGGTGGCCGTGGCCCATGCGATCCTGGTGATGGTCTACCATCTCCTCTCGCTGCAGGTGGACTACCAGGAACTGGGCGAATGGTACTTTGACCAACGCCACCGGGAGTATGCCACACGGCGCTATGTGAAGCTCTTGGAGGGGCTCGGCCATCGGGTCATCTTAGAGCCCGCCGCGGCGTAACGAAAACTACCGGGTGGTGGCATTTTCTGAGCAGTAGATATATGAGGTATTATCAGCTGGATTCGTCGCAACGTCATCTATCTGATTTTTCCTTGAGACGGTTGAACACCCGATCTTCGCCAAACATTTCCACGTCGCGCCGCAAGGCTTGGAACATGTCCGAGAAGGCGACCCGGTCAGGATCTGACCGAAAGGCATCGTCGATTCGTTGTTTCTGACGCGGAGAGAGCGCTCTTTGCAGTTCCGCTGTGCGCAGCGCCCGGGATTCGAGGTATTGGCCGATGGTTTTGTGTAACTGATACTCCCGTGGTTGGATCGTCCCCTCCAACACGTCCACCCGTGTGCCGCCCCACCATTCAGGATGCGGCATTTGAACGAACCCGAAGACTATTAACCGACCCATCTTGGCGTAGACAAACGCCGAATTGCTGTTACTGCCTACATCGGTGTCAATCACGCGACTGAGATATCGATTCATGTTCGACGGTAAATCGCCGCCCTGAACATTGGCGATTAGGGTAACTGGCAGCAGATGCAGCTCGAACGCGCCCGGATCGGAGACCCGGTCAGCCATGAAGTCGCGCCACCGGCCAAGCGCCTGTTCAGCCAATTCGAGCTGCTGGGCCGTGAGATGCTTCAATTCGCCCGTGTGTTTGAAGGAGAGAAGAACCCGCCACACTACTGACGCGACGAACTTGGCCAGCCATGGCCCATACTGAACCCTCATCGAGGCGTCGGCGTGGTACGGGTAAAACAGCGAATTCGCCGTCTGGGTTTCCCAGTTGCTAAAACGTTCTTCACAGACAGCACAAAGAAGGTTGGCCTTCTGACCATCTTGTAGTCGAACGTTCGGCGCAATGCCGGACCGGAACCGGCCCGTCGGCGAGGTCTCAATTTTCCACCGATAGACGAAACGCGGAATGATGTGGCTGTCACACAATGGCGCAGCCGTTTCGCAGAATGCGCAGGTCGAAAGTTCGATCTTCGGGAAGATCGCCATCCTAGGTGCGCCGGAAGAACTCTCGAGTGGCCTCGATCAAGCGATCCTGTAGAAACAAAAGGTGTTTGCGACCTTCGCGCTGCGTGTCAACGGTCCGAAAGCCCAAGCCCAACTCGGTCACTGCCATGTTAATTTTCGCCTCGATAGGGTCACGTGGGTCGAGAATGATCTGGACTTTATGGATGAGCGGTAGGATTTGCTCATATTGGTCCCGCTGATATGCCTCTGGATCTGAAAAAAAGAGCAGATCAGCGATGGCATCGAGCAGCAGATCTTCCTTCTTTGCGCGGAACCGCGCGCGCGACTCCCCCGAAATTTGGGCGGTGAGTTTCTTGAATTCGGACTCGATGAGCGCCTGCGTGTTGCCCTTCTGTAGCCATCCGGCGACTAACGTGCCAGCGAGTGTGCCGACAATCGTAAGAACGCCGCCAACGATCGCGACAATCAGGACATCGGACATCACATCAATTGCTCATTCACCACTAGCCGAGGCTAGCACAACGTTTCGAGGACGCGCAAGCACAACGCGCTTCATGGCCACGCACGGGCGCCAGACTGCATACACACCTCGTCTCGATGTGGGGCAACGTTGGGATCTTGGATGAGAGAGGAGGCTGAGACCTTCCTGACGGCGGACGGGGGAGTTCGCCGTGTTAGGGTGAGTGATGCGATGTCGGTGCGGGCAGGTACTGCAGGCTCCTCCTGAGCGATGCGAGTACCGGCGTCCGCGAGACATCTTCCTCGGCGCAGGCGCCCAGGAGCCGTTCGATGGCTGATCGCAGATCCGCGACAGCGTCGTCCGGCGTCCCAGCCGCCTGCGCCAGCATCCGGTAAGTCCGGCGGGCCTGCTCCAAGAGCGTTTCAGCCCGCCGGAGGCGCTCTCCTTTGGCCATTGTGGCCAGTGCGGTGAAGAGCGCCCGCCGCAGCGTGTCCCGATTCGGCGTGGACCGGTACACCAACATGGCTTCCGACAAGTCCGCGAAGCCGCCCCAGGCAAGGATCTGGGGCCGGTAGCCCGTGCGCGGCCGCTCCGCCGCGACGCTGGATCCCCGAAACCCGCCGTAACGGGATTCGAAGAGCGCCAGCGCCGCGACCCGCTTTGCCGCCTCGACGTCCCCGCCAGGCGGTCGCATCCCGGTCCGAAACGTCTTCACGAAGATCTCCACGACGGGATTAGATCTTCTCTCCCGCCGCCGTTTCACGGCTCGCTTCAAAAAGCTGAAGAGCCGCGAGGCGTAGAAGTCCTCCATGAAGCGATCGAGCCGGGCGAACCTCGACGACGCCTCGTCAGCGCGGAGTCCTGCAAAGGCCAGCGCCTGGGCCTTGTAGCTCGGATGGTTCATCCGGCCATAGGCCACGGCCGCCACCTCAGCAACGACTTCGCCTGGCACGGTCGTCGGGGCCGGTTTGCTCCGAGCGAACGCGGCAGAGGTCCGGCACACTTCCAGGTGGAGCCGGTAGTACCTGGCTCGCTCGGACCGCGCTAGATCCCGAAGCGGCGCTTGGTCCAGGTGCCAGGCCTCGGCGATGTACGGGAGCTTTTGATCGAGCTGGGCTTCAAACACCCCTTGGTCGGGGTGAAAGAAGCTCGACTCTTTCATCAGCACCCGCAGCACGCGCCGCCGCTGGTCCCGGAAGAGCCGTACCGGCCGCAGATCGGTGGGCAGGATGCCCGAGCCCATGACGCGTTGAGGATCGCCGTCTGGGTCCTGCGTGAAGAACAGAAAATCGTCTTCAGACAGGCTCGATAACCACCGGCTGACTTCCTCTTGCGTCCCAGGATCGGTCTCCATCCACCGGTCGCCGACGAGGCTCCACAACAGAGCCAGCGTTGACTCCGGCCGGTCCGGATCCACGAGGGCCGAGGCCGCCGCCCTCCGGTAGAGCGGATTGCGGCGCCTGGCAAAGAACGCGGACACGAGCTGGCGATGCGCTGCCATGAAGCGCTCGGCCCGCTCCTCCGCCTCCTCATCCAGTTCCTCCACGTGGAAGCCTTCGCGGAGCACTGCGAACCCGCTGGCTTCGTCCCGGTCCGCGAGCCGCTCGTCTGGGCCTTCGAACACCTCCCAGACAAACTGGCCTCGCGCGGCATCCGGGACGCGATGTGACAGGACCTGAACTTCCGGTTCAGGTGATGGGAACGCCCGTTCATAGACACCGGCTGCGTCCCCCACGGAATGTTCTCCGGCCTCCAGGCTGTATCCGTCTGGAGGCCCCAGGCATGTGCGATGGTCTTCGTCCATGAGCTGTTCTCCTTTCCCCCCGTCCTCCCACGGGCCGATGGCTCGGCTGGCGAGAGGGCGAGGGGAACAGGAGAGGAGAAGACGGTTTCCCCGTCCGCCAACAGCAAGGTCTCACGATTCAGTTGTCAAAGAGCGGTTGAACCTGATGCTGCGAAGATAGTCCGGTCTCAGAGGGGAGGAGCAACCGAGATCGGCCGTCCACCTGCCGTTTCTGGCAAGTTCTTTTGAGAACTGAGGCGAACCCGCGTGGAAGTGAATGGCACGTCTGCCCTTAGCGTATGGGTACTTGTATACCATACCCCCCTATGATATATTGCTTCCTCGCGTAAACAATCGGGAGAGGCCAGAAAAGCCGATGCGACTCACCCGACTAAATTCCCACCAGAGGAGGTGTCCATGTGTAATACACACAGTGCCGGTCACGCCCATGGCGTCCGCAGCGATGCAGACAAGGCAGTCGCCGATCTCCGGGATGATTTGATCGAAGAACTCAAACTCATCACCAAGTACGAGGCGCAGATCCCGGTGATTGCCGCGGAGGACTTTCCCGCGGTAGACGATGTGGTTCATGTCCTGGGCCATATTCGGGACGAGCATAAACACGCCGCCGATACCCTCATTGAGTTCATCAATCGGCTCGACGCGGGCCAACGGACCACGGAGGCTCACGATGACCAGCACAAGCAGAGGAAACATATCCACGAACACCAACCCGCCCCGGAACGGTAACCGTGGGGGAATATGGCCCATACGATTGGGAGTAAAAAGAAACTGATCAACCGCATCCGCCGCATTCGCGGCCAGGTGGACGCGATCGAGAAGGCGGTCGCCTCGGAACGGGAGTGCGCGGATGTCCTCCAAACCATTGCCGCCTGCCGGGGCGCGATCAATGGCCTCATGGCCGAGTTGCTCGAAGGGCACATCCGTTTCCACGTGCTGGATCCGGACCGCAAATCGAGCGCAGAACAATTGGAGGGGGCGCAAGAGCTGATCGATGTGATCAAGGCGTACCTGAAATGAGCGGCTCGGACGACCACGCGCATCAGAACGGGCAACTCGAATGGCGGGAACTGGGGCTGATCGCCTTCGTCGGGGTTGCCGCACTGGTGACGTGGTTCCGGCTCTGGCCGACGGTGGCCGGAGTCGACGTGCTCCCGTTGGCGGTCACCCTTCTCGGCAGCTACCCCATTTTCCGGGCAGCACTGGCGGCCCTGCTGGAGCGAAGGATGACGATGGAGTTGTCGATGACCATCGCCATCGGGGCCGCGCTCGCGATTGGCGAGTATTTCACCGCCCTCGTCATCGTCTTCTTCGTGCTAGGGGCCGAAGTGCTTGAGGGTCTGACCGTTGCGAAGGGACGAAACGCGATCAGGCACCTGGTCGATCTGCTTCCCTGGACCGCCATCGTTCGAGGCCCGGATGGCGAGCAGGCGACAGACGTAGGCGCGCTCGCGGTGGGGGACATCGTGGTCGTCAAGCCCGGCGGCAGAATTCCGGTCGACGGCACCGTGGTGGCAGGACACTCGTTCGTAGACCAATCGACCATTACCGGCGAGTCGATGCCGATCGAGAAGGCGCTGGGCACGTCGGTCTTCGCCGGGACCATCAACCATTCTGGCGCCCTCGAGATTCGGACGACGGGCATCGGGCGCGAGACCGCGTTCGGGAAGATCATCGAGGCGGTCGAACGCGCAGAGCAATCACGCGCGCCGATCCAAAAGACCGCCGACCGGCTCGCCGGCTACCTCGTATACTTCGCGCTGGCCTCCGCGGCGTTCACCTTCCTCATCACCCGCGACATCCGGTCAACGATCTCGGTGGTCATCGTCGCGGGTGCGTGTGGGATCGCGGCCGGCACACCGCTGGCCATCCTGGGCGCGATCGGGCGGGCGGCGCGGCTCGGCGCGATCGTGAAGGGCGGCCTGTACCTGGAACTACTCGGCCGGGTCGATACCGTAGTGCTCGATAAGACCGGCACCGTGACCTTCGGTACTCCCGAGGTGATCGCGGTACTTCCCTGCGCCGGGGTGAGTGCGGACGTTCTGCTCGCGACAGCGGCCACCGCCGAGACGCGCTCCGAGCACCCGGTCGCGGAGGCCATCCTCAAGCGAGCGTCCGAGCAGTCCATCAAAACCGAAGCCGCAGAGGCGTTCACCTATACGCCGGGACGGGGCGTTCGGGCCGTGCAAGGCGGCGACGAGATCCGTGTCGGTAACCGGGCCTTCCTCGCCCAACACCAGATCGAGACGAACGCGTGTGCCACGCCGCCACTAGGGCTCTCCGAGGTGCTGGTGAGCCGCGGTCAGCGCCTGCTCGGCGCGCTTCAGATCGCCGACGTCTTGCGGCCCGAAGCTATCGAGGCGGTCAGCCGACTCCGCCGAATGGGCATCCGCATCGTGCTGTTCACCGGTGATGCCTCCGCGATCGCCCATACCGTCGCCCAACAACTGCAGGTCGACGAGGTGGCCGCGGACCTCTTGCCAGAGGACAAACTCGCCCGCGTGAATGCTGTGATGAAAAGTGGCCGGGTGGTGGCCATGGTGGGGGACGGCGTCAATGACGCACCCGCGCTCGTGGAGGCTAGTGTCGGCGTGGCGATGGGGTCGGGCACCGATGTCGCGATGGAAAGCGCGGATGTCGTCCTCCTTGGAAGCGATCTGTTACGGTTCGTTGAGACGCTTCAGGTCGCACGGAGCTGCCACCGGATCATCATGCAAAACTTCACCGGAACGCTCGTCATCGATGGGGTCGGCATCGGCATGGCCGCCTTCGGGTATCTCAATCCGCTGATCGCGGCTTTTATCCACGTGGCGTCGGAGCTGGCGTTCATGCTCAACTCGACGCGGCTCCTGCCTCGCGGGTCGGGCCTGACGCCGATGGACACGTGCGCATCGTACGGCACGCCAGTCTCCAGCCCGTCCTGGGTCGGACCGGCGCCAGAGATTCGCTCCTCATAACTGCGCAGACAGTTAGCAGCAAAGTCGCTGGTGGTGGCGTTTGGTGCGAAGCTGACTTTGAAACAGTCGTGTCCCTCGCCGAAACGAGTAAAACAGCCGACCCTTGTCGTCTGATTTGTGTTGCTGGGATGAGGGGGGACTTTGCGTTTGACCTTCCGGGGAAAACGCTTGACTTTGAATTTCGGATTCCCTAATATTGCGAATCATTCTCAATTACGATGATGAACACAAAAGAACAGATGCTGGCGACGTTGAAGAGTGCAGGATACAAAATCACCATCGCGCGGCGACGGGTGGTTGAATGGCTGGCACGGCACGGCGGGGTGTTCTCCGCCTATGACGTGGCGAGCGCGCTGCCAAGCCTCAACGGTGCCTCCGTGTACCGGGTGCTGAATGTGCTCGAGACCATCGACATCATCCATCCAGTCATGACCCTCAAGGGCCAACAATACTATGAATTACACGGTGGAACCTCCGGCCATCACCACCACGCCCTGTGCCTTAGGTGTGGTGACTGGCGCTGCATGACCTGTTCGGTCGAAGCTCCCAAGATCTCCGGCTTTACCGTGACGCATCATTCCTTTGTCGCGACCGGGTATTGCGGCCGGTGTACATGAGTTGAGACTGTGATGACACGATCGAACCCCCATACCGGCATGGTGGTGATCGTGGTCGCGGCCTACGCGCTTCTGGTATTTCCCTTGCCGCTGACCATGCTGAGCCATGGTCTCGCGATGGCGCAGGGCGACGCCGCGCACTCCGACCACGATGAGCATGCCTGGTTGGATGACGTCGTCAGTTCTGCCCTCCAGTCAGACGGGGTGGTTTTGCTTTCGGGGACGGCGGTCGTGACGCAGCTGCTGGAACCTCCCGCGCCTGTTTTCTCCACAACCCCCAACGCAGACGTTATCCGCGGTCCACCTCCCCGTACGTCGTAGTCCTCTCTTTTCAACACTGAGATTCGG of Nitrospirota bacterium contains these proteins:
- a CDS encoding cation-translocating P-type ATPase, whose product is MSGSDDHAHQNGQLEWRELGLIAFVGVAALVTWFRLWPTVAGVDVLPLAVTLLGSYPIFRAALAALLERRMTMELSMTIAIGAALAIGEYFTALVIVFFVLGAEVLEGLTVAKGRNAIRHLVDLLPWTAIVRGPDGEQATDVGALAVGDIVVVKPGGRIPVDGTVVAGHSFVDQSTITGESMPIEKALGTSVFAGTINHSGALEIRTTGIGRETAFGKIIEAVERAEQSRAPIQKTADRLAGYLVYFALASAAFTFLITRDIRSTISVVIVAGACGIAAGTPLAILGAIGRAARLGAIVKGGLYLELLGRVDTVVLDKTGTVTFGTPEVIAVLPCAGVSADVLLATAATAETRSEHPVAEAILKRASEQSIKTEAAEAFTYTPGRGVRAVQGGDEIRVGNRAFLAQHQIETNACATPPLGLSEVLVSRGQRLLGALQIADVLRPEAIEAVSRLRRMGIRIVLFTGDASAIAHTVAQQLQVDEVAADLLPEDKLARVNAVMKSGRVVAMVGDGVNDAPALVEASVGVAMGSGTDVAMESADVVLLGSDLLRFVETLQVARSCHRIIMQNFTGTLVIDGVGIGMAAFGYLNPLIAAFIHVASELAFMLNSTRLLPRGSGLTPMDTCASYGTPVSSPSWVGPAPEIRSS
- a CDS encoding metal/formaldehyde-sensitive transcriptional repressor; this encodes MAHTIGSKKKLINRIRRIRGQVDAIEKAVASERECADVLQTIAACRGAINGLMAELLEGHIRFHVLDPDRKSSAEQLEGAQELIDVIKAYLK
- a CDS encoding NHL repeat-containing protein — translated: MTSPASLAFAFSLFVWVTVSAAGGQQGFELVAVWGKPGSGPGQFHEPMGLALDPEGNLYVADARNVRIQKLSASGDFLLAWGGPGAGQGEFSKPVDVAVDADSRVYVSDYDVDRIQVFTSDGQYLRQWGQSGKEPGRFTVAAGLGIDRARQRIYLAEFYNKRVEAYSLEGDLLFQIGTPGRVWSGAMNYPTDVAVDGDGDVYVADAYNHRIQKFSRDGTFLGKWGGPWGWGVPSSWEGWFRVPSGIAVDSSGRIFVSDSANQRIVAFSPRGRVLATWNLDISTDLFSPSRVAIGPNDRVFATDTAHDRVLVLEFGTHRR
- a CDS encoding transcriptional repressor, with the protein product MNTKEQMLATLKSAGYKITIARRRVVEWLARHGGVFSAYDVASALPSLNGASVYRVLNVLETIDIIHPVMTLKGQQYYELHGGTSGHHHHALCLRCGDWRCMTCSVEAPKISGFTVTHHSFVATGYCGRCT